One region of Strigops habroptila isolate Jane chromosome 11, bStrHab1.2.pri, whole genome shotgun sequence genomic DNA includes:
- the KLHL22 gene encoding kelch-like protein 22 isoform X1, translating to MAEDQELTQPHKAQLEPSLQQRTSNTYRSAEHSQALLSGLVSLRDSSILFDVVLVVEEKPIEAHRILLAASCDYFRGMFAGGLREMEQEEVHIHGISYNAMCKILNFIYTSELELSVNSVQETLAAACQLQIPEVIKFCCDFLMSWVDEENILDVYRLADHYDLRHLSDQLDSYILKNFAAFSRTQVYRQLPLQKVYSLLSSNRLEVNYEFEVYDGALFYHYSPEQLETDQVSLMEPLKLLETVRFPLMEPQILQRLHDKLSPCPLKDTVADALMYHKNECLQPMLQSSQTQLRSEFQCVVGFGGMHSTPSIVLSDQAKYLNPLLGEWRHFTAALAPRMSNQGIAVLNNFVYLIGGDNNVSGFRAESRCWRYDPRHNKWFQIQSLQQEHADLSVCVVDNYIYAVAGRDYHEDLREVERYDPKSNTWEYVTPLKKEVYAHAGAALDGKMYITCGRRGEDYLKELQCYDPKIDRWDVLADGPVRRAWHGMAALLGKLYVIGGSNNDSGYRRDVHQVACYRPSTDQWTNVCPLPAGHGEPGIAVLDNRIYVLGGRSHNRGIRMDYVHIYDAERDCWEEGPQLEDDISGMAACVLTLPRAILMETEKWFSEWHADRVKYHLDFPSEVMSVSDWEEFDNSSED from the exons ATGGCGGAGGATCAGGAGCTGACTCAGCCACACAAAGCTCAACTCGAGCCCTCCCTTCAGCAGCGCACCAGCAACACATACCGCAGTGCAGAGCACTCTCAGGCCTTGCTCAGTGGCTTGGTATCTCTCCGAGACAGCAGCATCCTCTTCGATGTAGTTCTGGTAGTGGAAGAGAAACCTATTGAGGCTCATCGCATACTTCTAGCTGCATCCTGTGACTATTTCAG AGGAATGTTTGCAGGAGGACTAAGAGAGATGGAACAAGAAGAAGTTCATATTCATGGCATCTCCTACAATGCGATGTGCAAAATCTTGAACTTCATTTACACTTCTGAGCTGGAACTCAGTGTGAACAGTGTACAGGAAACCTTAGCTGCAGCCTGTCAGCTTCAG ATTCCAGAAGTCATTAAGTTCTGTTGTGATTTTCTCATGTCCTGGGTAGACGAAGAGAACATCCTTGATGTATACAGACTAGCTGACCATTATGACTTGAGACATTTGAGTGATCAGCTGGACTCCTACATTTTGAAGAACTTTGCAGCTTTCTCAAGGACACAAGTGTACCGACAGCTACCTTTGCAGAAGGTCTATTCCCTTCTCAGCAGCAACCGTTTGGAGGTTAACTATGAGTTTGAAGTTTACGATGGGGCacttttttatcattattctCCAGAGCAACTGGAGACAGATCAGGTCTCCCTGATGGAGCCCCTTAAGCTACTTGAGACAGTTCGTTTTCCTCTGATGGAACCTCAGATCCTGCAAAGGCTTCATGACAAATTAAGCCCATGTCCTTTAAAAGATACAGTCGCAGATGCATTAATGTACCACAAGAATGAATGTCTTCAACCAATGCTTCAGAGCTCCCAGACACAGCTGAGATCAGAGTTCCAGTGTGTAGTAGGATTTGGAGGGATGCATTCTACTCCATCCATTGTCCTCAGTGATCAAGCCAAGTATCTGAACCCCTTGTTGGGAGAGTGGAGGCACTTTACAGCTGCACTAGCTCCCAGAATGTCGAACCAAGGGATTGCTGTTCTCAATAATTTTGTATATTTAATTGGTGGAGACAACAATGTAAGTGGCTTTCGAGCAGAGTCAAGGTGTTGGAG GTATGACCCGCGACACAACAAATGGTTCCAGATCCAGTCTCTACAGCAAGAGCATGCTGACCTCAGTGTCTGTGTTGTGGACAACTATATCTATGCTGTCGCAGGCCGAGACTATCATGAAGACCTGAGGGAAGTGGAGAGGTATGACCCTAAAAGCAACACTTGGGAATATGTGACACCTCTGAAGAAGGAG GTATATGcacatgctggagcagcactgGATGGGAAGATGTATATTACTtgtgggaggagaggagaagactATTTGAAGGAGCTACAATGTTATGACCCAAAGATTGACCGCTGGGACGTTTTAGCAGATGGTCCAGTGAGACGCGCTTGGCATGGGATGGCTGCGCTGTTAGGAAAGCTCTATGTAATTGGAGGAAGCAACAACGATTCTGGCTACAGAAGAGATGTTCACCAG GTTGCCTGCTATAGGCCAAGCACTGATCAGTGGACAAATGTATGTCCACTTCCTGCAGGACATGGAGAGCCAGGTATTGCAGTCTTAGACAACAGGATCTATGTCTTGGGAGGCAGATCCCACAACAGAGGAATCCGCATGGACTATGTCCACATTTATGATGCAGAGAGAGACTGCTGGGAGGAAGGACCCCAGTTGGAGGATGATATTTCTGGGATGGCTGCCTGTGTCCTCACTTTGCCAAGGGctattttaatggaaacagagaaatggTTCTCAGAATGGCATGCAGACCGCGTGAAGTATCACCTTGACTTTCCATCAGAAGTTATGAGCGTATCAGACTGGGAGGAATTTGACAATTCAAGTGAAGATTAG
- the KLHL22 gene encoding kelch-like protein 22 isoform X4, with translation MFAGGLREMEQEEVHIHGISYNAMCKILNFIYTSELELSVNSVQETLAAACQLQIPEVIKFCCDFLMSWVDEENILDVYRLADHYDLRHLSDQLDSYILKNFAAFSRTQVYRQLPLQKVYSLLSSNRLEVNYEFEVYDGALFYHYSPEQLETDQVSLMEPLKLLETVRFPLMEPQILQRLHDKLSPCPLKDTVADALMYHKNECLQPMLQSSQTQLRSEFQCVVGFGGMHSTPSIVLSDQAKYLNPLLGEWRHFTAALAPRMSNQGIAVLNNFVYLIGGDNNVSGFRAESRCWRYDPRHNKWFQIQSLQQEHADLSVCVVDNYIYAVAGRDYHEDLREVERYDPKSNTWEYVTPLKKEVYAHAGAALDGKMYITCGRRGEDYLKELQCYDPKIDRWDVLADGPVRRAWHGMAALLGKLYVIGGSNNDSGYRRDVHQVACYRPSTDQWTNVCPLPAGHGEPGIAVLDNRIYVLGGRSHNRGIRMDYVHIYDAERDCWEEGPQLEDDISGMAACVLTLPRAILMETEKWFSEWHADRVKYHLDFPSEVMSVSDWEEFDNSSED, from the exons ATGTTTGCAGGAGGACTAAGAGAGATGGAACAAGAAGAAGTTCATATTCATGGCATCTCCTACAATGCGATGTGCAAAATCTTGAACTTCATTTACACTTCTGAGCTGGAACTCAGTGTGAACAGTGTACAGGAAACCTTAGCTGCAGCCTGTCAGCTTCAG ATTCCAGAAGTCATTAAGTTCTGTTGTGATTTTCTCATGTCCTGGGTAGACGAAGAGAACATCCTTGATGTATACAGACTAGCTGACCATTATGACTTGAGACATTTGAGTGATCAGCTGGACTCCTACATTTTGAAGAACTTTGCAGCTTTCTCAAGGACACAAGTGTACCGACAGCTACCTTTGCAGAAGGTCTATTCCCTTCTCAGCAGCAACCGTTTGGAGGTTAACTATGAGTTTGAAGTTTACGATGGGGCacttttttatcattattctCCAGAGCAACTGGAGACAGATCAGGTCTCCCTGATGGAGCCCCTTAAGCTACTTGAGACAGTTCGTTTTCCTCTGATGGAACCTCAGATCCTGCAAAGGCTTCATGACAAATTAAGCCCATGTCCTTTAAAAGATACAGTCGCAGATGCATTAATGTACCACAAGAATGAATGTCTTCAACCAATGCTTCAGAGCTCCCAGACACAGCTGAGATCAGAGTTCCAGTGTGTAGTAGGATTTGGAGGGATGCATTCTACTCCATCCATTGTCCTCAGTGATCAAGCCAAGTATCTGAACCCCTTGTTGGGAGAGTGGAGGCACTTTACAGCTGCACTAGCTCCCAGAATGTCGAACCAAGGGATTGCTGTTCTCAATAATTTTGTATATTTAATTGGTGGAGACAACAATGTAAGTGGCTTTCGAGCAGAGTCAAGGTGTTGGAG GTATGACCCGCGACACAACAAATGGTTCCAGATCCAGTCTCTACAGCAAGAGCATGCTGACCTCAGTGTCTGTGTTGTGGACAACTATATCTATGCTGTCGCAGGCCGAGACTATCATGAAGACCTGAGGGAAGTGGAGAGGTATGACCCTAAAAGCAACACTTGGGAATATGTGACACCTCTGAAGAAGGAG GTATATGcacatgctggagcagcactgGATGGGAAGATGTATATTACTtgtgggaggagaggagaagactATTTGAAGGAGCTACAATGTTATGACCCAAAGATTGACCGCTGGGACGTTTTAGCAGATGGTCCAGTGAGACGCGCTTGGCATGGGATGGCTGCGCTGTTAGGAAAGCTCTATGTAATTGGAGGAAGCAACAACGATTCTGGCTACAGAAGAGATGTTCACCAG GTTGCCTGCTATAGGCCAAGCACTGATCAGTGGACAAATGTATGTCCACTTCCTGCAGGACATGGAGAGCCAGGTATTGCAGTCTTAGACAACAGGATCTATGTCTTGGGAGGCAGATCCCACAACAGAGGAATCCGCATGGACTATGTCCACATTTATGATGCAGAGAGAGACTGCTGGGAGGAAGGACCCCAGTTGGAGGATGATATTTCTGGGATGGCTGCCTGTGTCCTCACTTTGCCAAGGGctattttaatggaaacagagaaatggTTCTCAGAATGGCATGCAGACCGCGTGAAGTATCACCTTGACTTTCCATCAGAAGTTATGAGCGTATCAGACTGGGAGGAATTTGACAATTCAAGTGAAGATTAG
- the KLHL22 gene encoding kelch-like protein 22 isoform X3: MFPGQHKMSKLKRASMQICHSMCHCLFYRGMFAGGLREMEQEEVHIHGISYNAMCKILNFIYTSELELSVNSVQETLAAACQLQIPEVIKFCCDFLMSWVDEENILDVYRLADHYDLRHLSDQLDSYILKNFAAFSRTQVYRQLPLQKVYSLLSSNRLEVNYEFEVYDGALFYHYSPEQLETDQVSLMEPLKLLETVRFPLMEPQILQRLHDKLSPCPLKDTVADALMYHKNECLQPMLQSSQTQLRSEFQCVVGFGGMHSTPSIVLSDQAKYLNPLLGEWRHFTAALAPRMSNQGIAVLNNFVYLIGGDNNVSGFRAESRCWRYDPRHNKWFQIQSLQQEHADLSVCVVDNYIYAVAGRDYHEDLREVERYDPKSNTWEYVTPLKKEVYAHAGAALDGKMYITCGRRGEDYLKELQCYDPKIDRWDVLADGPVRRAWHGMAALLGKLYVIGGSNNDSGYRRDVHQVACYRPSTDQWTNVCPLPAGHGEPGIAVLDNRIYVLGGRSHNRGIRMDYVHIYDAERDCWEEGPQLEDDISGMAACVLTLPRAILMETEKWFSEWHADRVKYHLDFPSEVMSVSDWEEFDNSSED; encoded by the exons atgttcCCAGGACAACATAAGATGAGCAAACTGAAAAGAGCTTCAATGCAAATCTGCCATAGCATGTGCCATTGTCTTTTTTACAGAGGAATGTTTGCAGGAGGACTAAGAGAGATGGAACAAGAAGAAGTTCATATTCATGGCATCTCCTACAATGCGATGTGCAAAATCTTGAACTTCATTTACACTTCTGAGCTGGAACTCAGTGTGAACAGTGTACAGGAAACCTTAGCTGCAGCCTGTCAGCTTCAG ATTCCAGAAGTCATTAAGTTCTGTTGTGATTTTCTCATGTCCTGGGTAGACGAAGAGAACATCCTTGATGTATACAGACTAGCTGACCATTATGACTTGAGACATTTGAGTGATCAGCTGGACTCCTACATTTTGAAGAACTTTGCAGCTTTCTCAAGGACACAAGTGTACCGACAGCTACCTTTGCAGAAGGTCTATTCCCTTCTCAGCAGCAACCGTTTGGAGGTTAACTATGAGTTTGAAGTTTACGATGGGGCacttttttatcattattctCCAGAGCAACTGGAGACAGATCAGGTCTCCCTGATGGAGCCCCTTAAGCTACTTGAGACAGTTCGTTTTCCTCTGATGGAACCTCAGATCCTGCAAAGGCTTCATGACAAATTAAGCCCATGTCCTTTAAAAGATACAGTCGCAGATGCATTAATGTACCACAAGAATGAATGTCTTCAACCAATGCTTCAGAGCTCCCAGACACAGCTGAGATCAGAGTTCCAGTGTGTAGTAGGATTTGGAGGGATGCATTCTACTCCATCCATTGTCCTCAGTGATCAAGCCAAGTATCTGAACCCCTTGTTGGGAGAGTGGAGGCACTTTACAGCTGCACTAGCTCCCAGAATGTCGAACCAAGGGATTGCTGTTCTCAATAATTTTGTATATTTAATTGGTGGAGACAACAATGTAAGTGGCTTTCGAGCAGAGTCAAGGTGTTGGAG GTATGACCCGCGACACAACAAATGGTTCCAGATCCAGTCTCTACAGCAAGAGCATGCTGACCTCAGTGTCTGTGTTGTGGACAACTATATCTATGCTGTCGCAGGCCGAGACTATCATGAAGACCTGAGGGAAGTGGAGAGGTATGACCCTAAAAGCAACACTTGGGAATATGTGACACCTCTGAAGAAGGAG GTATATGcacatgctggagcagcactgGATGGGAAGATGTATATTACTtgtgggaggagaggagaagactATTTGAAGGAGCTACAATGTTATGACCCAAAGATTGACCGCTGGGACGTTTTAGCAGATGGTCCAGTGAGACGCGCTTGGCATGGGATGGCTGCGCTGTTAGGAAAGCTCTATGTAATTGGAGGAAGCAACAACGATTCTGGCTACAGAAGAGATGTTCACCAG GTTGCCTGCTATAGGCCAAGCACTGATCAGTGGACAAATGTATGTCCACTTCCTGCAGGACATGGAGAGCCAGGTATTGCAGTCTTAGACAACAGGATCTATGTCTTGGGAGGCAGATCCCACAACAGAGGAATCCGCATGGACTATGTCCACATTTATGATGCAGAGAGAGACTGCTGGGAGGAAGGACCCCAGTTGGAGGATGATATTTCTGGGATGGCTGCCTGTGTCCTCACTTTGCCAAGGGctattttaatggaaacagagaaatggTTCTCAGAATGGCATGCAGACCGCGTGAAGTATCACCTTGACTTTCCATCAGAAGTTATGAGCGTATCAGACTGGGAGGAATTTGACAATTCAAGTGAAGATTAG
- the KLHL22 gene encoding kelch-like protein 22 isoform X2 produces MELNVFPNTKYGLIHLCYFSTDIKLLFLHTELTSTKFTACGTLRGMFAGGLREMEQEEVHIHGISYNAMCKILNFIYTSELELSVNSVQETLAAACQLQIPEVIKFCCDFLMSWVDEENILDVYRLADHYDLRHLSDQLDSYILKNFAAFSRTQVYRQLPLQKVYSLLSSNRLEVNYEFEVYDGALFYHYSPEQLETDQVSLMEPLKLLETVRFPLMEPQILQRLHDKLSPCPLKDTVADALMYHKNECLQPMLQSSQTQLRSEFQCVVGFGGMHSTPSIVLSDQAKYLNPLLGEWRHFTAALAPRMSNQGIAVLNNFVYLIGGDNNVSGFRAESRCWRYDPRHNKWFQIQSLQQEHADLSVCVVDNYIYAVAGRDYHEDLREVERYDPKSNTWEYVTPLKKEVYAHAGAALDGKMYITCGRRGEDYLKELQCYDPKIDRWDVLADGPVRRAWHGMAALLGKLYVIGGSNNDSGYRRDVHQVACYRPSTDQWTNVCPLPAGHGEPGIAVLDNRIYVLGGRSHNRGIRMDYVHIYDAERDCWEEGPQLEDDISGMAACVLTLPRAILMETEKWFSEWHADRVKYHLDFPSEVMSVSDWEEFDNSSED; encoded by the exons ATGGAGCTGAATGTGTTTCCAAATACTAAGTATGGCCTTATTCATCTCTGTTATTTCTCTACAGACATAAAGCTCTTGTTCCTGCACACTGAGCTTACCTCCACTAAATTCACTGCCTGTGGTACTTTGAG AGGAATGTTTGCAGGAGGACTAAGAGAGATGGAACAAGAAGAAGTTCATATTCATGGCATCTCCTACAATGCGATGTGCAAAATCTTGAACTTCATTTACACTTCTGAGCTGGAACTCAGTGTGAACAGTGTACAGGAAACCTTAGCTGCAGCCTGTCAGCTTCAG ATTCCAGAAGTCATTAAGTTCTGTTGTGATTTTCTCATGTCCTGGGTAGACGAAGAGAACATCCTTGATGTATACAGACTAGCTGACCATTATGACTTGAGACATTTGAGTGATCAGCTGGACTCCTACATTTTGAAGAACTTTGCAGCTTTCTCAAGGACACAAGTGTACCGACAGCTACCTTTGCAGAAGGTCTATTCCCTTCTCAGCAGCAACCGTTTGGAGGTTAACTATGAGTTTGAAGTTTACGATGGGGCacttttttatcattattctCCAGAGCAACTGGAGACAGATCAGGTCTCCCTGATGGAGCCCCTTAAGCTACTTGAGACAGTTCGTTTTCCTCTGATGGAACCTCAGATCCTGCAAAGGCTTCATGACAAATTAAGCCCATGTCCTTTAAAAGATACAGTCGCAGATGCATTAATGTACCACAAGAATGAATGTCTTCAACCAATGCTTCAGAGCTCCCAGACACAGCTGAGATCAGAGTTCCAGTGTGTAGTAGGATTTGGAGGGATGCATTCTACTCCATCCATTGTCCTCAGTGATCAAGCCAAGTATCTGAACCCCTTGTTGGGAGAGTGGAGGCACTTTACAGCTGCACTAGCTCCCAGAATGTCGAACCAAGGGATTGCTGTTCTCAATAATTTTGTATATTTAATTGGTGGAGACAACAATGTAAGTGGCTTTCGAGCAGAGTCAAGGTGTTGGAG GTATGACCCGCGACACAACAAATGGTTCCAGATCCAGTCTCTACAGCAAGAGCATGCTGACCTCAGTGTCTGTGTTGTGGACAACTATATCTATGCTGTCGCAGGCCGAGACTATCATGAAGACCTGAGGGAAGTGGAGAGGTATGACCCTAAAAGCAACACTTGGGAATATGTGACACCTCTGAAGAAGGAG GTATATGcacatgctggagcagcactgGATGGGAAGATGTATATTACTtgtgggaggagaggagaagactATTTGAAGGAGCTACAATGTTATGACCCAAAGATTGACCGCTGGGACGTTTTAGCAGATGGTCCAGTGAGACGCGCTTGGCATGGGATGGCTGCGCTGTTAGGAAAGCTCTATGTAATTGGAGGAAGCAACAACGATTCTGGCTACAGAAGAGATGTTCACCAG GTTGCCTGCTATAGGCCAAGCACTGATCAGTGGACAAATGTATGTCCACTTCCTGCAGGACATGGAGAGCCAGGTATTGCAGTCTTAGACAACAGGATCTATGTCTTGGGAGGCAGATCCCACAACAGAGGAATCCGCATGGACTATGTCCACATTTATGATGCAGAGAGAGACTGCTGGGAGGAAGGACCCCAGTTGGAGGATGATATTTCTGGGATGGCTGCCTGTGTCCTCACTTTGCCAAGGGctattttaatggaaacagagaaatggTTCTCAGAATGGCATGCAGACCGCGTGAAGTATCACCTTGACTTTCCATCAGAAGTTATGAGCGTATCAGACTGGGAGGAATTTGACAATTCAAGTGAAGATTAG